One window of Candidatus Kuenenbacteria bacterium genomic DNA carries:
- a CDS encoding 50S ribosomal protein L10, which translates to MPKSRQQKETVLNNLVANLKNAKGVALAAFSGLKVQSDRAFRAKLYQEGIEYSVVKKTLLKKAFDELQYPGNEIDSLKGNISIAISGQDEVSPAKSLDAFAKDNETMKMVGGILENKWISAEKVKSLAKLPSRDQLIAQTVGTIKAPISGFVNTLAGNLRGLVNVLKAVQEKK; encoded by the coding sequence ATGCCCAAATCAAGACAGCAAAAAGAAACAGTTTTGAATAATTTGGTCGCCAATTTGAAAAACGCCAAAGGCGTAGCTCTGGCCGCTTTTTCTGGCCTCAAGGTTCAATCTGACCGGGCTTTTCGTGCCAAGCTTTATCAGGAAGGTATAGAATATTCAGTAGTCAAGAAAACTTTACTCAAAAAAGCCTTTGATGAATTGCAGTATCCGGGTAACGAGATTGATAGCCTTAAGGGTAATATCTCTATTGCTATTTCTGGCCAAGACGAGGTGTCTCCAGCCAAGTCCCTAGACGCTTTTGCGAAGGACAATGAAACAATGAAGATGGTTGGTGGTATTTTGGAGAATAAGTGGATCAGTGCTGAAAAAGTAAAATCATTAGCCAAGTTACCCAGCCGCGATCAGCTGATCGCACAGACTGTCGGCACCATCAAGGCCCCAATTTCTGGCTTTGTGAATACCCTCGCCGGCAACTTGAGAGGACTGGTGAATGTTTTGAAGGCTGTCCAGGAAAAGAAATAA
- the rplL gene encoding 50S ribosomal protein L7/L12, giving the protein MSDEQKTAVEVPEKFKSIVETIEKMSVLDLSELVKILEDKFGVSAAAPMMMGAMPAAAGAAGAPAEEKSEFDVELTAAGENKIGVIKVLREVTGKGLKEAKDMTEAGPVVVKAGAKKEEAEEIKKKLEEAGAKVTLK; this is encoded by the coding sequence ATGTCTGATGAACAAAAAACCGCTGTTGAGGTTCCCGAGAAATTCAAATCAATAGTGGAGACCATTGAAAAAATGTCTGTCTTGGATCTATCCGAATTGGTGAAAATCCTCGAAGACAAATTCGGCGTCTCGGCTGCCGCCCCCATGATGATGGGTGCTATGCCAGCTGCGGCTGGTGCGGCTGGTGCTCCTGCCGAAGAAAAAAGCGAATTTGATGTAGAGCTGACTGCCGCCGGTGAAAACAAAATCGGCGTCATCAAGGTTCTCCGCGAAGTCACTGGCAAGGGCCTGAAAGAAGCCAAGGATATGACCGAGGCTGGTCCAGTCGTAGTCAAGGCTGGCGCCAAGAAAGAGGAAGCTGAAGAGATCAAAAAGAAACTAGAAGAAGCCGGTGCCAAGGTGACTCTGAAATAA